From Pseudomonas fluorescens, one genomic window encodes:
- a CDS encoding mechanosensitive ion channel domain-containing protein: MFARLLALPSTLLLCLLMLLPMAPAQAVGLPSLLGSSNKTQPEATEPLGQSLDEVIKSLENDQQRAKLLADLKKLRDATNKAQTPAEEGVLGLIGGTLATIEKQFSGADSPITRWTDELDLAQQEFNALLLPANEWLPIIFGFAVVLMLWSLLAAALIWLGHRVRMRFGLTEELPQHPKALDMLRFALRKLGPWLIALVITVYMSYALPSSLGKSLAMVLAYALVVGTCFSAICVIAFSLLDGPHRHRALYILRHQAFHPLWLIGSFAAFGEALNDPRLVAGLGPHLAHATATVANVLAALFTGLFILRFRRPIAHLVRNQPLSRRLTRRALSDTIEILGTFWYLPALVLVGISLFATFVSAGDTSTALRQSLICTVLLVLCMVINGLVRRHALKPQRGAKRHALYSERLKSFFYTLAHLLVWLTFIELGLRVWGLSLIRFTEGDGHDVSVKILGLAGTLIFAWLVWILSDTAVHLALTRSRKGLANARAQTMMPLIRNVLFVAIFIIALIVALANMGMNVTPLLAGAGVIGLAIGFGAQSLVADLITGLFIIIEDSLAIDDYVDVGGHLGTVEGLTIRTVRLRDIDGIVHTIPFSEIKSIKNYSREFGYAIFRVAVPYNMEIDDAIKLMREVGQKIRTDPLQRRNIWSPLEIQGVESFESGSAILRARFKTAPIKQWEVSRAFNLSLKRHLDEAGLDLATPRMSIQVMNVGGGKEQD, encoded by the coding sequence GTGTTCGCTCGCCTGCTGGCCCTGCCCTCCACCTTGTTGCTATGCCTGCTGATGCTGTTGCCCATGGCACCGGCCCAGGCCGTTGGTTTGCCGAGCCTGCTGGGCAGCTCGAACAAAACCCAGCCGGAGGCCACCGAGCCTTTGGGGCAATCGCTGGACGAGGTGATCAAGTCGCTGGAGAACGACCAGCAACGAGCCAAGTTGCTGGCCGACCTGAAGAAGCTGCGCGACGCCACGAACAAAGCCCAGACGCCTGCCGAAGAAGGTGTATTGGGGTTGATTGGCGGCACCCTGGCGACGATTGAGAAACAGTTTTCCGGTGCCGACAGCCCAATCACCCGCTGGACCGACGAGCTCGACCTGGCTCAGCAGGAATTCAACGCCCTGCTGCTGCCGGCCAACGAATGGCTGCCGATCATCTTCGGCTTCGCTGTGGTCCTGATGCTCTGGAGCCTGCTCGCCGCCGCCTTGATCTGGCTGGGCCATCGGGTGCGCATGCGCTTCGGCCTGACCGAAGAACTGCCGCAACACCCAAAGGCCCTCGACATGCTGCGCTTTGCCCTGCGCAAGCTCGGGCCGTGGCTGATTGCTTTGGTGATCACCGTCTATATGAGCTACGCCCTGCCCTCGTCACTGGGCAAGTCGCTGGCGATGGTGCTGGCCTATGCGCTGGTGGTCGGCACCTGCTTCTCGGCGATCTGCGTGATCGCGTTTTCCCTGCTCGACGGCCCGCACCGCCACCGCGCGCTGTACATCCTGCGCCATCAGGCTTTCCACCCACTGTGGCTGATCGGCAGCTTCGCCGCCTTCGGTGAGGCGCTAAACGACCCGCGCCTGGTGGCCGGCCTCGGTCCGCACCTGGCCCACGCCACAGCCACCGTGGCCAATGTCCTTGCGGCGCTGTTCACCGGGCTGTTCATCCTGCGCTTCCGCCGGCCCATCGCGCACCTCGTACGTAACCAGCCACTGTCCCGGCGCCTGACCCGCCGTGCCCTGAGCGACACCATCGAAATCCTCGGGACCTTCTGGTATCTGCCGGCGCTGGTGCTGGTGGGCATTTCGCTGTTCGCCACCTTTGTCTCCGCCGGTGACACCAGCACCGCCCTGCGCCAATCGCTGATCTGCACCGTGCTGCTGGTGCTATGCATGGTGATCAACGGCCTGGTGCGTCGCCATGCCCTCAAACCGCAACGCGGGGCCAAGCGCCACGCGCTGTATTCGGAACGCCTGAAGAGTTTCTTCTACACCCTGGCACATCTGCTGGTGTGGCTGACGTTCATCGAACTGGGCCTGCGCGTCTGGGGCCTGTCGCTGATCCGCTTCACCGAAGGCGATGGCCACGACGTCAGCGTGAAGATCCTTGGCTTGGCCGGTACGCTGATTTTTGCCTGGCTGGTGTGGATCCTCAGCGATACCGCCGTGCACCTGGCCCTCACTCGCTCACGCAAGGGCCTGGCCAACGCCCGCGCGCAGACCATGATGCCGCTGATCCGCAACGTGCTGTTCGTGGCAATTTTCATCATTGCGCTGATCGTCGCCCTGGCCAACATGGGCATGAACGTCACCCCGCTGCTGGCCGGTGCCGGGGTGATCGGTCTGGCCATCGGTTTCGGCGCGCAGTCACTGGTGGCCGACCTGATCACCGGGCTGTTCATCATCATTGAAGACTCCCTGGCTATCGATGACTATGTCGACGTCGGCGGCCACCTGGGCACGGTCGAAGGCCTGACCATCCGCACTGTGCGCCTGCGCGATATCGATGGCATTGTCCATACCATTCCGTTCAGCGAAATCAAAAGCATCAAGAACTACTCACGGGAATTCGGCTACGCGATCTTCCGGGTGGCGGTGCCCTACAACATGGAAATCGACGACGCGATCAAACTGATGCGCGAGGTCGGGCAGAAAATCCGCACCGATCCCCTGCAACGCCGCAACATCTGGTCGCCCCTGGAAATTCAGGGCGTGGAAAGCTTCGAGTCTGGCAGCGCGATCCTGCGCGCCCGCTTCAAGACTGCGCCGATCAAGCAATGGGAAGTGTCGCGAGCGTTCAACCTGTCGCTCAAACGCCACCTCGACGAAGCCGGACTGGACCTGGCGACGCCGCGGATGAGCATTCAGGTGATGAATGTGGGCGGCGGCAAAGAGCAGGATTAG
- the phnR gene encoding phosphonate utilization transcriptional regulator PhnR produces the protein MREEATKAVTAIGQVLQEQIDHGLLTPASKLPAERKLSELFGTTRITVREALLQLEAQGQIYREERRGWFVSPPRLAYNLMQRSHFHAMVSAQGRVPSTEVISARLQPASAAVCAWLQLPALSSVIQICRSRRIDGRLVLYVEHYLNPQYFPGILEFDLNQSITELYARHYDLHYGRVRFEIVPTSLPLDAAAALRVSAGSPGLRIARVNYDQHERLIDCDLEFWRHDAIHVGVEVV, from the coding sequence ATGCGTGAAGAGGCAACCAAGGCGGTCACAGCCATCGGCCAGGTGCTGCAGGAGCAGATCGACCACGGCTTGCTGACGCCAGCGAGCAAACTGCCGGCGGAGCGCAAGCTCAGTGAGCTGTTCGGCACCACGCGGATCACCGTGCGCGAGGCACTGTTACAACTGGAAGCCCAAGGGCAGATTTATCGCGAGGAGCGTCGCGGCTGGTTCGTTTCCCCACCACGGCTTGCCTACAACCTGATGCAACGCAGTCACTTTCACGCGATGGTCAGTGCCCAGGGGCGAGTGCCGTCGACCGAGGTCATCAGTGCACGCTTGCAGCCAGCGTCGGCGGCGGTCTGTGCCTGGCTGCAGTTGCCGGCGCTATCCAGCGTGATCCAGATCTGCCGCTCGCGACGCATCGATGGGCGCCTGGTGCTGTACGTTGAGCACTATCTGAATCCGCAGTACTTCCCGGGGATTCTCGAATTCGATCTGAATCAGTCGATCACTGAGTTGTACGCGCGGCACTACGACTTGCACTACGGACGGGTGCGCTTCGAAATTGTCCCGACCTCATTGCCGCTGGACGCGGCAGCGGCGTTGCGGGTGTCGGCGGGGAGCCCGGGGTTGCGGATTGCCCGGGTCAATTATGACCAGCATGAACGCTTGATCGACTGTGACCTGGAGTTCTGGCGCCACGATGCGATCCATGTCGGGGTCGAGGTGGTTTGA
- a CDS encoding ABC transporter substrate-binding protein produces the protein MKQLFLASLLGTTIAMCTAAMAADTDLKSLEAAARAEGAVNSVGMPDDWANWKGTWEDLAKNYGLKHIDTDMSSAQEIAKFAAEKDNASADIGDVGAAFGPIAVKQGVVQPYKPSTWDQVPDWAKDKDGNWALAYTGTIAFIVNKKLLHGSEVPTKWADLKTGKYKVSIGDVSTAAQAANGVLAAALANGGDEKNLKPALLMFAEIAKQGRLSMANPTIATMEKGEVEVGVVWDFNGLSYKAKMANPDDYTVLIPSDGSVISGYTTIINKYAKNPNAAKLTREYIFSDAGQINLAKGNARPIRAEHLTLPAEIQAKLLPNEQYKGVTPIKDADAWEKTSKALPQKWNEEVIVEMK, from the coding sequence ATGAAACAGCTTTTCCTGGCATCACTGTTAGGCACGACCATTGCCATGTGCACCGCCGCCATGGCCGCTGACACCGATCTGAAATCCCTCGAAGCCGCTGCGCGTGCGGAAGGCGCGGTCAATAGCGTCGGCATGCCCGATGACTGGGCCAACTGGAAAGGCACTTGGGAAGACCTGGCCAAAAACTACGGGCTCAAGCACATCGACACCGACATGAGCTCGGCCCAGGAAATCGCCAAGTTCGCCGCCGAAAAAGACAACGCCAGCGCCGACATCGGCGACGTCGGCGCGGCCTTCGGCCCGATCGCGGTCAAGCAGGGCGTGGTGCAGCCCTACAAGCCTTCGACCTGGGACCAGGTACCCGACTGGGCCAAGGATAAAGACGGCAACTGGGCCCTGGCCTACACCGGCACCATCGCGTTTATCGTCAACAAGAAGCTGCTGCACGGCTCCGAGGTTCCGACCAAATGGGCCGACCTCAAGACCGGCAAATACAAGGTCTCCATCGGTGACGTGAGCACCGCCGCCCAGGCTGCCAACGGCGTGCTGGCAGCGGCCCTGGCTAACGGTGGTGACGAGAAGAACCTGAAACCGGCGCTGTTGATGTTTGCCGAAATCGCCAAGCAGGGTCGCCTGTCGATGGCCAACCCGACCATTGCCACCATGGAGAAAGGCGAGGTCGAAGTGGGGGTGGTCTGGGACTTCAACGGCTTGAGCTACAAGGCCAAGATGGCCAACCCGGATGACTACACCGTGCTGATCCCGTCCGATGGCTCGGTGATTTCCGGCTACACCACGATCATCAACAAATACGCGAAGAACCCCAACGCCGCCAAGCTGACCCGCGAGTACATCTTCAGCGATGCAGGCCAGATCAACCTGGCCAAAGGCAACGCTCGGCCAATCCGCGCCGAACACCTGACCCTGCCCGCCGAGATCCAGGCCAAGTTGCTGCCTAACGAGCAGTACAAAGGCGTGACCCCGATCAAGGACGCCGACGCTTGGGAAAAAACTTCCAAGGCGCTGCCACAGAAGTGGAACGAAGAAGTCATCGTAGAGATGAAGTAA
- a CDS encoding alkaline phosphatase family protein → MSHNVILVVLDGLNYEVARHAMGHLQAYVQAKKAALYKLTCELPSLSRPLYETILTGVTPIDSGIVHNNVARLSNQRSIYHYARDAGLTTAAAAYHWVSELYNRSPFVPARDRHTAEPELPIQYGHFYWSDHYPDSHLFADAEHLRLQHAPHFLLVHPMNIDDAGHKHGLDTPQYRNSARSADIILADYLQGWLDAGYQVLVTADHGMNNDRSHNGLLAEEREVPLFVIGDAFSFDPDAAPAQLELCGTVCQLLGIPHDKPVCRELLK, encoded by the coding sequence ATGAGTCACAACGTCATCCTTGTCGTCCTCGACGGTCTCAACTACGAAGTCGCGCGGCACGCCATGGGGCATTTGCAGGCCTATGTGCAGGCGAAAAAAGCCGCCCTGTACAAACTCACCTGCGAGCTGCCTTCGCTGTCGCGCCCGCTCTACGAAACGATCCTGACCGGGGTCACGCCGATCGACAGCGGTATCGTCCACAACAACGTCGCGCGCCTGTCCAACCAGCGCAGTATCTATCACTACGCCCGTGACGCCGGCCTGACTACCGCCGCCGCGGCCTATCACTGGGTCAGCGAGCTGTACAACCGCTCCCCCTTCGTCCCGGCCCGAGATCGCCACACCGCCGAGCCCGAATTACCGATCCAGTACGGCCACTTCTATTGGTCCGACCACTACCCGGATTCGCACCTGTTCGCCGACGCCGAACACCTGCGCCTGCAACATGCCCCGCACTTTCTGCTGGTGCACCCGATGAACATCGACGACGCCGGGCACAAGCACGGCCTCGACACCCCGCAGTACCGCAACAGCGCCCGCTCGGCCGACATCATCCTGGCCGACTACCTGCAAGGCTGGCTCGACGCCGGCTACCAGGTGCTGGTGACCGCCGACCACGGCATGAACAACGACCGCTCCCACAACGGCCTGCTGGCCGAGGAACGGGAGGTCCCACTGTTTGTGATTGGCGATGCCTTCAGCTTCGACCCCGATGCCGCTCCCGCACAGCTCGAGCTGTGCGGCACGGTGTGCCAGTTGCTCGGCATACCCCACGACAAACCTGTATGCCGGGAGTTGCTCAAGTGA
- a CDS encoding ABC transporter permease, which produces MPGVAQVNAITRGKWLAALCLVPFAIFFFVFQIAPLCWVLINSLQSEEFGWGLANFDKIFSSRFYLQAIQHSLEISFYSSLFGIVIAILGAYSLRRVDSRLRNFVNAFANMTSNFSGVPLAFAFIILLGFNGSITIMLKQAGIIEDFNLYSKTGLIILYTYFQIPLGVLLLYPAFDALREDWRESAELLGANGWQFWRHIGLPVLTPALLGTFVILLANALGAYATVYALTTGNFNVLPIRIAAMVSGDITLDPNMASALAVVLVALMTLVTVVHQLLLKRSYHVSR; this is translated from the coding sequence ATGCCGGGAGTTGCTCAAGTGAACGCCATCACGCGCGGTAAATGGCTGGCAGCCTTGTGCCTGGTGCCTTTTGCGATCTTCTTTTTCGTGTTCCAGATCGCCCCGCTGTGCTGGGTGCTGATCAACAGCCTGCAATCGGAAGAGTTTGGCTGGGGCCTGGCCAACTTCGATAAAATCTTCAGCTCCAGGTTTTACCTGCAAGCGATCCAGCACAGCTTGGAAATCAGTTTTTATTCCAGCCTGTTCGGCATTGTCATTGCCATCCTCGGCGCCTACTCGCTGCGCCGGGTCGACTCCAGGCTGCGTAACTTCGTCAACGCCTTCGCCAACATGACCAGCAACTTTTCCGGTGTGCCCCTGGCCTTCGCCTTCATCATTCTGCTGGGCTTCAACGGCAGTATCACCATCATGCTCAAGCAGGCCGGGATCATTGAGGACTTCAACCTGTACTCAAAAACCGGGCTGATCATCCTCTACACCTACTTCCAGATTCCCCTGGGTGTATTGCTGCTGTACCCGGCGTTCGACGCCCTGCGTGAAGACTGGCGCGAATCCGCCGAGTTGCTGGGGGCCAACGGCTGGCAGTTCTGGCGCCACATCGGCCTGCCGGTGCTGACCCCGGCCCTGCTCGGCACTTTCGTGATCCTGCTGGCCAACGCCCTGGGCGCCTACGCCACGGTGTACGCCCTGACCACCGGCAACTTCAACGTCTTGCCGATCCGCATCGCGGCGATGGTTTCAGGTGACATTACCCTGGACCCGAACATGGCCAGTGCCCTGGCCGTGGTGCTGGTGGCCTTGATGACCCTGGTGACCGTGGTCCATCAGTTATTGTTGAAGAGGAGCTACCATGTCTCGCGCTGA
- a CDS encoding ABC transporter permease, with product MSRAEPGSAALYHRVVVYLLFAILLLPLVGTLIYSISSSWSATILPSGFTFKWYLQLWSDPRFLNAFGQSLLVCVGALILSVVLILPLLFVVHYHFPKLDALMNILILLPFAVPPVVSSVGLLQLYGSGPFAMVGTPWILIGCYFTVALPFMYRAITNNLQAINLRDLMDAAQLLGASTWQAAFLVVLPNLRKGLMVALLLSFSFLFGEFVFANILVGTRYETLQVYLNNMRNSSGHFTSALVISYFLFVLVLTWAANILNKDKSQ from the coding sequence ATGTCTCGCGCTGAACCCGGCTCTGCAGCCCTTTATCACCGCGTGGTGGTCTACCTGCTGTTTGCCATCTTGCTGCTGCCGCTGGTTGGCACGCTGATCTACTCGATTTCCAGCAGTTGGTCGGCGACCATCCTGCCCTCCGGCTTCACCTTCAAGTGGTACCTGCAACTGTGGAGTGACCCGCGTTTTCTCAATGCCTTCGGCCAGTCGCTGCTGGTCTGCGTCGGGGCGCTGATCCTGTCGGTGGTGCTGATCCTGCCGCTGCTGTTCGTGGTTCATTACCACTTCCCCAAGCTCGACGCACTGATGAACATTCTGATTTTGCTGCCGTTCGCGGTGCCGCCGGTGGTGTCCTCGGTGGGGCTGTTGCAACTCTACGGTTCCGGTCCCTTCGCCATGGTCGGCACACCCTGGATCCTCATCGGCTGCTACTTCACCGTGGCGCTGCCGTTCATGTACCGGGCGATCACCAACAACCTGCAGGCGATCAATCTGCGCGACCTGATGGACGCCGCCCAACTGCTCGGCGCCAGCACCTGGCAGGCAGCGTTCCTGGTGGTCCTGCCCAACCTGCGCAAGGGCCTGATGGTGGCGTTGCTGCTGTCGTTCTCGTTCCTGTTCGGCGAATTCGTGTTCGCCAACATCCTCGTCGGCACCCGCTACGAAACCCTGCAGGTGTACCTCAACAACATGCGTAACAGCAGCGGTCACTTCACCAGCGCACTGGTGATCTCCTACTTCCTCTTTGTGCTGGTTCTGACCTGGGCTGCCAATATCTTGAACAAGGACAAAAGCCAATGA
- a CDS encoding ABC transporter ATP-binding protein codes for MSYVSVQHLQKNYSGTTVFSDINCEIQKGEFVTLLGPSGCGKSTLLRCIAGLTAVDGGKILLEGQDLVPMSPQKRGIGMVFQSYALFPNMTVEQNVAFGLRMQKVNADDSHKRVQEVLQLVELTDFAARYPHQLSGGQCQRVALARSLVTRPRLLLLDEPLSALDARIRKHLREQIRQIQRELGLTTIFVTHDQEEALTMSDRIFLMNQGKIVQSGDAETLYTAPADVFAAGFIGNYNLLDPASASKLLQRPVTSRIAIRPEAIELSRIGEPDALIRSHSLLGNVIRYRVEARGVELVVDVLNRSAADLYADGQRLALSIDPTALCEVA; via the coding sequence ATGAGCTATGTCAGCGTCCAACACCTGCAAAAAAACTATTCCGGCACCACGGTGTTCAGTGACATCAACTGCGAGATCCAGAAAGGCGAGTTCGTCACCCTGCTCGGCCCATCGGGTTGCGGCAAGTCCACCCTGCTGCGCTGCATTGCCGGGCTGACCGCGGTGGATGGCGGCAAGATCCTGCTCGAGGGGCAGGACCTGGTGCCCATGAGCCCACAAAAACGCGGGATCGGCATGGTGTTCCAGAGCTATGCACTGTTCCCCAACATGACCGTGGAGCAGAACGTGGCCTTCGGCTTGCGCATGCAAAAGGTCAATGCCGACGACAGCCACAAGCGCGTGCAGGAAGTGCTGCAACTGGTGGAGCTGACGGACTTTGCCGCGCGTTATCCGCACCAGTTGTCCGGCGGTCAATGCCAGCGCGTGGCCCTCGCCCGCTCACTGGTCACCCGGCCGCGCCTGCTGTTGCTCGATGAGCCGCTGTCGGCACTGGACGCGCGGATTCGCAAACACCTGCGCGAACAGATCCGTCAGATTCAACGTGAACTGGGCCTGACCACCATTTTCGTCACCCACGATCAGGAAGAAGCCCTGACAATGTCTGACCGAATATTCCTGATGAACCAGGGAAAGATCGTACAAAGTGGCGACGCAGAGACGCTCTACACTGCGCCGGCGGATGTATTTGCCGCCGGTTTTATCGGCAACTACAACCTGCTCGACCCGGCCAGCGCCAGCAAACTGCTGCAACGGCCGGTCACCAGCCGTATCGCAATACGCCCCGAAGCCATCGAATTGAGTCGCATCGGTGAACCGGACGCACTGATCCGCAGCCACAGTCTGCTGGGCAATGTCATTCGCTACCGGGTCGAAGCTCGGGGCGTGGAACTGGTGGTGGATGTGCTGAACCGTTCGGCGGCCGACCTCTATGCCGATGGTCAACGTCTGGCACTGTCCATCGATCCGACGGCCTTGTGTGAGGTAGCGTAA
- a CDS encoding HAD family hydrolase yields MSLAIFDLDETLIHGDCATLWSEQMARLGWVDGESFMRRNNELMDAYSHGKLAMEEFMDFSLEPLIGRTPEEVEHLVGPWVEDFIEPIIFSDATKTIAAHRKAGDRILVISASGTHLVAPIAERLGIDEILGIQLEVVNGFYTGKTVGTLTYREGKITRLLEWLDAEEENLEGASFYSDSRNDLPLLLKVDFPHVVNPDPVLREHAEKAGWPIHLWK; encoded by the coding sequence ATGTCTTTGGCAATTTTTGATCTGGACGAAACCCTGATTCACGGCGACTGCGCGACCCTTTGGAGCGAGCAGATGGCGCGCCTGGGCTGGGTCGATGGCGAATCCTTCATGCGCCGCAACAATGAACTGATGGATGCCTACAGCCACGGCAAGCTGGCTATGGAGGAGTTCATGGACTTCAGCCTCGAGCCGCTGATTGGCCGCACGCCGGAAGAAGTCGAACACCTTGTAGGTCCCTGGGTCGAAGACTTCATCGAACCCATCATCTTCAGCGACGCCACCAAAACCATCGCCGCCCACCGCAAGGCAGGTGATCGAATCCTGGTGATTTCCGCCTCCGGTACGCACCTGGTCGCACCCATTGCCGAGCGCCTGGGGATCGACGAAATCCTCGGCATCCAACTGGAAGTGGTCAACGGTTTCTACACCGGCAAGACCGTCGGCACCCTGACCTACCGCGAAGGCAAGATCACCCGCCTGCTGGAATGGCTGGACGCCGAAGAGGAAAATCTTGAAGGCGCGAGTTTCTATTCGGATTCGCGTAACGACTTGCCGCTGCTGCTCAAGGTCGACTTCCCGCACGTCGTCAACCCGGATCCGGTGTTGCGTGAGCATGCAGAAAAGGCCGGCTGGCCGATTCATCTGTGGAAATAG